The genomic DNA GTTCCTCTTCCTGCATCCCCCTGTTCCTCATCCTGCATCCCCCGTCCCCAGTCCtgcatccctgtgtcccctgtcctgtagcccctgtccccagtccTGCATCCCCCTGTTCCTCATCCTGCATCCCCCGTCCCCTGTCCTgcatccccctgtccccagtcctgcatccccctgtccccagtcctgcatccccctgtccccagtcctgcatccccctgtccccgatcctgcatccctgtgtcccctgtcctgcatccccctgtccccagtcctgcatccctgtgtcccctgtcctgtagcccctgtccccagtcctgccatccccctgtccccgaTCCTgcatccccctgtccccagtcctgccatccccctgtccccgaTCCTgcatccccctgtccccagtcctGCATCCCCCTGTCCCTCATCCTGCATCCCCCTGTCCCCGATCCTGcatccccctgtgccagcccacCCTCGGTGCCTCCAGCCTCGCTGTCCCTTCAGCTCGGTTGCTCCACGGGCCCCGTCCGGCAGCGGTGAGCAGCGAGCAGGGGACGCCCCGCACAGATCTGAGCCCAGGATCACCGCACCGATTCCGGTCAGCTcggagctggggacagccccggcTGCGGGCAGCCGGCCCGGGGCCGCACAAGATGGATGTCCGGCGGGGcagcccggggccggggccggggccggggccgggccgagccgccTCCGCCTCGCCTCCGGCCGGGCCGCGGGGAGGGAGCGGCCGGcgcggccccgctgcccccgcccggccccgccggacTCCGGGCCGGCCCCtgccccgctccgcccgccccgCGGCCTCGCCAGGCCCCGCCGGGACAGCCGGAGCCGCCGCCttccccgccgcttccccggcccggccccgccgccttCCCCGCTCACCGCCGCCCCCGGGCCGCCCCCGGCGCCGCTCGGCTCCCCCGCTGCGGGctcggggctcggggctcggggctcggcTCCGGCCGCTCCCGCTGCTCCGGccgcggctgctgctgctctgcgcggcggcggcgccgcgtCCGCTCCGCCCTCAGCGGCCGCGGCCCGGGGAGGAGCCAGCGGGGCGGGCGGGACGGACGGGCCCGCAAAAGTTCCGGGAGGGCCGGGGCAGGTGCGGGGCCGGTTCCGTGTCGGGAACGGGAGCAGGAGCGGGAGCGGGCCGGGGCTCCGCGGGGCTGTGCCCGGGCTGGGCCccgagggcagggctggagcaccgggagcggctgggaaaggggctcagcctggagaaaagagagATCGGGGGGGAccctgtggctctgcacaatt from Poecile atricapillus isolate bPoeAtr1 chromosome 23, bPoeAtr1.hap1, whole genome shotgun sequence includes the following:
- the LOC131587566 gene encoding uncharacterized protein LOC131587566, encoding MSGGAARGRGRGRGRAEPPPPRLRPGRGEGAAGAAPLPPPGPAGLRAGPCPAPPAPRPRQAPPGQPEPPPSPPLPRPGPAAFPAHRRPRAAPGAARLPRCGLGARGSGLGSGRSRCSGRGCCCSARRRRRVRSALSGRGPGRSQRGGRDGRARKSSGRAGAGTVTSLHKQGQDKDCSLSLGMLLVPEAAAAEQEQHQHQHQQHQHTLGPPHTPPSPLAQLQGHSRFAEVSSQETHRAQSPPSVTETSPVLPLTALCVQQK